A genomic stretch from Eubacterium sulci ATCC 35585 includes:
- a CDS encoding biotin operon repressor: MSNVEKNRRGFRTQDVIYCGLFTALMAVGAFIKITLPLGVFEVTISLQVFFALLAGFLLGARNGFVSVLTYLIIGLIGIPVFAHGGGLGYLLRPTFGFLIGFAFAALFTGMLSSRDGKPSLPKLAIAAFIGEMAYYACGLIYYFIMFNFVISGTEGIGIAQLFSVWFLSTVIPDTVICMLAAVLAYRLVPIMRKMQS, encoded by the coding sequence ATGAGTAATGTAGAGAAGAATAGAAGAGGCTTTAGAACACAGGATGTTATTTACTGCGGTCTCTTCACAGCGCTTATGGCAGTTGGAGCGTTTATTAAAATTACACTGCCACTAGGAGTTTTTGAGGTAACAATATCACTACAGGTGTTCTTTGCACTGCTTGCGGGATTTTTGCTTGGAGCAAGAAACGGATTTGTGTCGGTTCTAACATATTTGATTATAGGACTTATAGGAATTCCTGTATTTGCTCACGGAGGAGGACTAGGATATCTGCTTAGACCTACATTCGGCTTCCTGATTGGATTTGCTTTTGCGGCGCTGTTTACAGGGATGCTTTCTAGCAGAGATGGAAAGCCAAGCCTTCCAAAGCTTGCAATTGCTGCGTTCATAGGCGAGATGGCTTACTATGCTTGCGGACTAATCTACTACTTCATAATGTTTAACTTTGTGATTTCAGGAACTGAGGGTATCGGTATAGCTCAGCTATTTAGCGTATGGTTCCTAAGTACAGTTATTCCAGATACCGTAATTTGCATGCTTGCAGCGGTTTTGGCTTACAGACTTGTACCTATTATGCGCAAGATGCAAAGCTAG
- a CDS encoding cobinamide adenolsyltransferase — MEKGYIQVYTGNGKGKTTAAIGLAVRAAGAGLRVYIGQFVKSIEYNEIKLIKERFPEITVELYGIDGCMMSGVPSENDYRSAEDGLARAREALRDGSYDLVILDEITICCYFKLLAESEVLALMEAKPEGTELVLTGRYAPDYIIEKADLVSEIQETRHYYSSGVKARDGIER, encoded by the coding sequence GTGGAAAAAGGGTATATTCAAGTGTACACAGGAAACGGCAAAGGTAAGACTACGGCAGCGATTGGACTTGCGGTGAGAGCAGCAGGTGCGGGGCTCAGGGTTTACATCGGCCAGTTTGTTAAGAGTATAGAATATAACGAAATCAAGCTAATAAAGGAGCGCTTTCCTGAAATCACAGTGGAGCTCTACGGCATTGACGGCTGTATGATGAGCGGTGTGCCGAGTGAGAACGATTATAGGAGTGCTGAGGATGGGCTTGCGAGGGCGAGGGAGGCTCTCCGCGATGGCAGCTACGATCTTGTGATTTTGGATGAGATTACGATTTGCTGCTATTTTAAGCTTCTGGCTGAGTCTGAGGTTTTGGCTTTGATGGAAGCGAAGCCTGAAGGGACGGAGCTTGTTTTGACGGGAAGGTATGCGCCTGATTATATAATTGAGAAGGCGGATTTAGTGTCTGAGATTCAGGAGACAAGGCACTACTATTCCAGCGGGGTTAAGGCTCGCGATGGTATAGAACGCTAG
- the nikC gene encoding nickel transporter permease NikC (with NikABDE is involved in nickel transport into the cell) — MFRRKKKAETLLEQNGNLSLNRIMRQRKTQIGLAIAILFILVAIFAPLIAPNNPTLVDVTVKLQNPSLKYPFGTDQLGRCVFSRIVCGSRYSLFYSFTVLAITLIVGLPVGMIAGYVGGKWDTAIMRVIDIFLAMPSFIIVLAIAGSFGTSGRNLILAMSMSYWANYARVSRALTLKIKGESYFQALKAGGLSNVRIIFKHVLRNIMPSIIALATVEIGSIILSIAGYSFIGLGVQAPNPEWGIMLSESKPFIQTFPQLMMYPGLTIMLIVFGVNMLGEGVQDGLSEK; from the coding sequence ATGTTTCGCAGAAAAAAGAAAGCTGAAACTCTACTAGAGCAAAACGGGAATCTGTCGCTAAACCGAATCATGCGTCAAAGAAAGACCCAGATAGGTCTAGCTATCGCAATCCTGTTCATTTTAGTTGCCATATTTGCGCCACTGATTGCGCCAAACAATCCGACTCTAGTAGATGTCACAGTAAAATTACAAAACCCTAGTCTTAAATATCCATTTGGAACCGATCAGCTGGGAAGATGTGTGTTTTCAAGGATAGTATGCGGAAGTAGGTATTCTCTGTTTTACAGCTTTACAGTGCTAGCAATAACTTTGATAGTCGGTCTTCCTGTTGGAATGATTGCAGGTTATGTCGGTGGGAAATGGGATACGGCGATAATGCGAGTTATAGATATATTCCTTGCTATGCCTTCTTTTATCATTGTACTTGCGATTGCGGGAAGTTTTGGAACCAGTGGGAGAAACCTAATTCTTGCTATGTCGATGTCATATTGGGCAAATTACGCAAGAGTTAGTAGGGCATTGACGCTCAAAATAAAAGGAGAAAGTTATTTTCAGGCTCTCAAAGCCGGAGGACTTAGCAATGTAAGAATTATATTCAAGCATGTACTTAGAAATATTATGCCTTCTATCATTGCGCTAGCTACAGTAGAAATCGGAAGTATAATACTGTCGATTGCGGGATACTCATTTATAGGACTTGGAGTGCAGGCACCTAATCCAGAATGGGGAATCATGCTGAGCGAGAGCAAGCCGTTCATTCAGACTTTTCCACAGCTGATGATGTATCCAGGTCTAACCATAATGCTCATAGTCTTTGGAGTAAATATGTTAGGGGAAGGAGTTCAAGATGGATTATCAGAAAAATAG
- a CDS encoding nickel ABC transporter permease, whose product MIKYIGKRLILVIPVILAITVITFVLTSFSAGDTARILAEKVYNFPTMEQIEEIRHEEGLDQPLHIQYGRWLKKVVKGDFGKSIDTGRPAIEELMTHFKPTLKLGLMGFILLILVSVPLGVFSVVYENRLIDKIVKLFSYISVSMPNFWLGLLCLYVFGVKLGIISVIGSDTEGVTIIAAFVLDFGFFGVLIRLIRANLIDVMNKDFIRACRAKGLGTTRILFVHGLKNALIPVITRSTSIILHLVTGSAVVETIFSIKGVGYLALNAVSLKDLPVIQCYIIVASLIVIFINLAIDISYSALDKRIKLQ is encoded by the coding sequence TTGATTAAGTATATTGGCAAGAGGCTAATTCTTGTGATTCCGGTCATTTTAGCGATTACGGTCATCACCTTTGTTTTGACCTCGTTCTCGGCTGGGGACACGGCAAGAATACTAGCAGAAAAAGTATATAATTTCCCGACAATGGAACAAATAGAGGAAATTAGACACGAAGAAGGACTAGACCAACCTCTACACATTCAGTATGGTAGATGGCTCAAAAAGGTCGTAAAAGGGGATTTTGGAAAATCAATAGATACAGGAAGACCAGCAATTGAAGAATTGATGACACATTTTAAACCTACATTAAAGCTTGGATTAATGGGTTTCATACTATTAATTTTGGTTTCGGTTCCGCTGGGTGTATTTTCCGTCGTCTATGAGAACCGGCTTATTGATAAAATAGTCAAGCTCTTCTCGTATATAAGCGTATCCATGCCGAACTTTTGGCTGGGACTTCTCTGTCTTTATGTCTTTGGAGTAAAGCTTGGAATAATATCGGTAATAGGATCAGATACAGAAGGAGTTACGATAATTGCAGCATTTGTTTTGGATTTTGGATTTTTTGGTGTCTTGATCAGACTTATTAGAGCAAATCTTATTGATGTAATGAATAAGGATTTCATAAGGGCGTGCCGTGCTAAGGGCCTTGGTACTACAAGAATACTATTTGTACATGGTCTAAAGAACGCATTGATTCCGGTCATAACAAGATCAACTTCAATAATCTTGCATTTAGTAACAGGATCTGCAGTTGTGGAGACAATATTCTCGATAAAGGGCGTTGGATACCTAGCTTTAAATGCTGTATCTCTGAAGGACCTACCTGTAATCCAGTGCTACATAATAGTTGCTTCACTTATAGTTATATTCATAAATCTAGCGATAGATATCTCATATTCCGCTTTGGATAAGAGAATAAAATTGCAGTAG
- a CDS encoding methylase involved in ubiquinone/menaquinone biosynthesis: MIKIKDFWEGEAQIYDEAIKEELKGKFAPQWKKLILDNSPKADRLKVLDIGTGPGFFPVLLAQEGHDVTGIDVTENMIKWAKHNAENCGVEATLLTMDTHNLEFEDNSFDVIVNRNVTWTLENPKDAYKEWMRVLKPGGSLIIFDACWYLWNYDKDLEKIYRENEKRVKEKYGRRIHQHTNPDDEKRLGEELFMSDKRRPGWDLVNLIDLGFKEVMADVDITELVWDEMNKEVNGPTPQFMIVAKK, translated from the coding sequence ATGATAAAGATAAAGGATTTTTGGGAAGGCGAAGCACAGATTTACGATGAGGCAATAAAGGAAGAGCTAAAGGGAAAGTTTGCTCCGCAGTGGAAAAAACTTATTTTAGATAATTCCCCTAAGGCAGATAGACTTAAGGTTTTGGATATTGGAACTGGACCGGGATTCTTCCCTGTTCTTCTTGCTCAGGAAGGTCACGATGTAACTGGAATTGATGTTACAGAAAACATGATAAAGTGGGCTAAGCACAATGCAGAGAATTGCGGTGTTGAGGCTACACTTTTGACAATGGATACTCACAATCTTGAGTTTGAGGATAATAGCTTTGATGTAATCGTAAATAGAAATGTTACATGGACGCTTGAGAATCCTAAGGATGCTTATAAGGAGTGGATGAGGGTTCTTAAGCCGGGCGGATCTCTTATTATCTTTGATGCTTGCTGGTATCTATGGAACTACGACAAGGACCTAGAGAAAATCTATAGAGAAAATGAGAAGAGAGTCAAGGAAAAGTACGGCAGAAGAATTCATCAGCATACCAATCCAGATGATGAGAAGAGACTTGGCGAGGAACTTTTCATGAGCGATAAGAGAAGACCTGGCTGGGACCTAGTGAATTTAATCGACCTAGGCTTCAAGGAAGTTATGGCAGATGTTGATATAACTGAGCTCGTTTGGGATGAGATGAACAAAGAAGTAAATGGTCCAACGCCTCAGTTTATGATAGTCGCTAAGAAGTAA
- a CDS encoding 4-hydroxybutyrate CoA-transferase: protein MCSVSDVHKQYQDKLITADQAAAKIENNFRVHFGTGLGSVVDIDEALSKRANELKGVTIITNVAIRREAFKTYQATSSNENVRFHSSHFTGADRAMSKTGRQWYIPMLFRELPSYWDQNDNQFDMACFQVTPMDEHGNFNIGPQVAEMLGIIKASKQIIVEVNENMPFANGETAILNIADVDFIVEGSNSIPAEIPSKAPNEVETQIAHHVVNLMTDHCTLQLGIGALPCCIGSMLAESDFKDISCHTEMLVDSYVDLFNAGKLSAGKGPDDKKAVYAFAGGTKKLYDFIHNNPLCYIAPVDYVNDIHVIRSIDNFYSVNSCIQLDLYGQVCSESAGYQHVSGTGGQLDFVMGAYLSKGGKSFICTPSTRQLKSGELETLIKPGLTPGSIVTTPRMSTHYIVTEYGAANLKGKSTWERAEKLINIAHPQFRDELIKEAEKMGIWTKTSKISL from the coding sequence ATGTGTTCAGTAAGCGATGTTCATAAGCAGTATCAGGATAAGCTTATTACTGCCGATCAAGCAGCGGCAAAAATAGAAAACAATTTTAGAGTACATTTCGGTACCGGACTTGGCTCAGTCGTTGATATCGACGAAGCTCTATCTAAGAGAGCAAACGAGCTAAAGGGCGTTACAATAATAACAAACGTAGCTATCAGAAGGGAAGCATTCAAGACTTACCAGGCAACAAGCTCAAACGAGAACGTAAGATTCCACTCTTCACACTTCACAGGTGCAGATAGAGCAATGAGCAAAACAGGACGTCAGTGGTACATCCCAATGCTATTCCGTGAGCTTCCAAGCTACTGGGATCAGAACGATAACCAGTTCGACATGGCATGTTTTCAGGTTACACCAATGGATGAGCACGGAAACTTCAACATCGGACCTCAGGTTGCTGAAATGCTTGGAATCATCAAGGCTTCTAAGCAGATTATTGTAGAAGTCAACGAAAATATGCCTTTTGCAAACGGTGAAACAGCTATTCTTAATATTGCAGATGTTGACTTCATTGTAGAAGGTTCTAACTCAATTCCAGCTGAAATTCCATCAAAGGCACCAAATGAAGTCGAAACTCAGATTGCTCACCACGTAGTTAATTTGATGACTGATCACTGTACACTTCAGCTAGGAATCGGTGCTCTTCCATGCTGCATCGGAAGCATGCTTGCAGAGTCAGATTTCAAGGACATAAGCTGTCATACAGAAATGCTCGTTGACTCATATGTTGACCTCTTCAATGCTGGCAAGCTATCAGCAGGAAAGGGTCCTGACGACAAGAAGGCGGTTTACGCATTTGCGGGCGGAACAAAGAAACTTTATGACTTTATCCACAATAACCCACTTTGCTATATCGCTCCAGTTGACTATGTTAACGATATTCACGTAATCAGAAGTATAGATAACTTCTATTCCGTTAACAGCTGTATCCAGCTAGACCTCTATGGACAGGTTTGCTCAGAAAGTGCCGGCTACCAGCATGTCAGCGGTACAGGTGGACAGCTTGACTTCGTTATGGGTGCTTACCTATCAAAGGGAGGAAAGAGCTTTATCTGCACACCTTCAACAAGACAGCTAAAATCAGGTGAGCTTGAGACACTGATCAAACCAGGACTAACACCAGGTTCAATCGTAACGACTCCTAGAATGTCAACTCACTACATCGTAACTGAGTACGGTGCTGCAAACCTTAAGGGAAAGAGCACATGGGAACGTGCTGAGAAACTAATCAACATCGCTCACCCTCAGTTCAGAGATGAGCTAATCAAAGAAGCTGAGAAGATGGGAATCTGGACTAAGACAAGCAAGATTTCTCTATAG